Proteins found in one Nevskiales bacterium genomic segment:
- a CDS encoding DUF1134 domain-containing protein translates to MNRTFRIQSTLTGLALLLMLCALPARAECTREDTFTKNEITQKAEAFFGAMTEGLATVIEKVFKEQGRPNAYIAGTEASGAIGVGLRYGEGTLFHKCAGSRKVYWQGPSVGWDVGANASKTFVLIYNLKDQDALFQRFPGVEGTFYYVAGVGVNYQRSGNITLAPIRTGVGLRAGANIGYLHYTRKHSWLPL, encoded by the coding sequence ATGAACAGGACATTCCGCATCCAGTCGACACTGACCGGTCTTGCGCTGCTGCTGATGCTGTGCGCCCTGCCGGCGCGCGCCGAGTGCACGCGCGAGGACACCTTCACCAAGAACGAGATTACGCAGAAGGCCGAGGCCTTCTTCGGCGCGATGACCGAAGGCCTGGCGACCGTGATCGAGAAGGTCTTCAAGGAGCAGGGGCGACCCAACGCCTACATCGCCGGTACCGAGGCCAGCGGCGCCATCGGCGTGGGCCTGCGCTACGGAGAAGGCACGCTGTTCCACAAGTGCGCCGGCAGCCGCAAGGTGTACTGGCAGGGGCCCTCGGTCGGCTGGGATGTGGGCGCGAACGCGTCCAAGACCTTCGTGCTGATCTACAACCTCAAGGACCAGGATGCGCTGTTCCAGCGCTTCCCCGGCGTGGAAGGCACGTTCTACTACGTCGCGGGCGTGGGCGTGAATTACCAGCGCAGCGGCAACATCACGCTGGCGCCGATCCGCACCGGCGTGGGCCTGCGCGCAGGCGCCAACATCGGCTACCTGCACTATACGCGCAAGCACTCCTGGCTACCCCTGTAA